A genome region from Pseudomonas helmanticensis includes the following:
- a CDS encoding alanine/glycine:cation symporter family protein, protein MLDIINDFLSGKILIPLVLGLGSYFTARSRFVQLRYFTHMFSVLHGSWRAGSHQLSSFQALTLSLAGRVGTGNIVGVGIAVSMGGPGAVFWMWITAFLGMSSSLFECTLGQLYKRSDGNGLYRGGPSWYIQHGLDKRWLGMIAAVLLLVTFGFAINGLESHAVSHSLKDAFGVPPMWSGLALCLMLGAVFIGGIKRIAAVADLLVPLKVLAYIGVTTYVLVLQFDQVPTMLMSIIKNAFGMDEAFGGLIGSAIIMGVRRGVFSNEAGLGSAPNVASVAKVGHPVAQGVVQALSVFIDTFVICTCTALLILLSGFYTQGFEGDGIALAQNSLAAVVGEWGRMFISVVLALFVFTAMLYNYYLGENSLRFMFGEPRKTLILYRLLVLFLVLWGSIEDLSTVLAFADITMTLLALVNLIGMALLFNICLRLLRDYDEQRRAGIQAPVFDPTLFSDLDLDPGAWPPLADHAGTSVLGKPARRQPV, encoded by the coding sequence ATGCTAGATATCATCAACGACTTTCTGTCGGGCAAAATATTAATACCTTTAGTTCTAGGACTGGGAAGCTACTTCACCGCCCGATCAAGATTTGTTCAGCTCAGATACTTCACCCATATGTTCAGCGTTTTACACGGCAGTTGGCGCGCCGGCAGCCATCAATTGAGTTCATTTCAGGCGCTGACACTCAGCCTTGCTGGACGCGTGGGTACTGGCAATATCGTCGGGGTCGGAATTGCCGTCAGCATGGGAGGACCTGGCGCCGTATTCTGGATGTGGATAACCGCTTTTTTGGGCATGTCCAGCAGTCTTTTCGAATGTACGCTGGGTCAACTCTACAAGCGTAGCGATGGGAACGGACTCTATAGAGGTGGCCCGTCCTGGTACATTCAGCACGGCCTGGACAAACGTTGGCTAGGAATGATCGCTGCAGTGCTTTTGCTCGTGACCTTCGGGTTTGCAATCAATGGCCTTGAGTCCCATGCGGTATCACACTCGCTAAAGGATGCGTTTGGTGTACCGCCTATGTGGTCAGGGCTCGCACTTTGTTTAATGCTGGGGGCCGTGTTCATCGGCGGGATAAAGCGTATAGCCGCAGTGGCCGACCTTTTGGTTCCGCTCAAGGTCCTCGCCTACATTGGCGTGACAACCTACGTGCTGGTTCTGCAGTTCGATCAAGTCCCGACAATGCTGATGTCCATCATCAAAAATGCATTCGGTATGGATGAAGCGTTCGGAGGCCTGATTGGCAGCGCAATCATCATGGGGGTGCGACGTGGAGTATTTTCCAACGAAGCAGGCTTGGGCAGCGCTCCCAATGTTGCGTCAGTAGCGAAGGTCGGCCACCCGGTTGCACAAGGCGTGGTCCAGGCATTGAGTGTTTTCATCGATACATTCGTGATCTGCACGTGCACTGCCCTGCTGATTTTGCTATCCGGTTTCTACACTCAAGGATTTGAAGGAGACGGAATTGCTCTGGCACAAAACTCGCTGGCGGCCGTTGTTGGTGAGTGGGGGCGGATGTTTATAAGCGTGGTGCTGGCATTGTTCGTATTCACGGCAATGCTCTACAACTATTACCTTGGAGAAAATAGCCTGCGGTTCATGTTTGGTGAGCCCAGGAAAACGCTAATACTTTATCGCCTGCTGGTATTATTTTTAGTGTTATGGGGTTCCATCGAAGATCTGTCCACTGTTCTGGCTTTTGCCGATATCACAATGACTTTATTGGCACTTGTCAACCTGATAGGGATGGCCCTGCTGTTCAATATATGCCTGCGCCTTTTGCGTGATTATGACGAACAGCGTCGCGCCGGAATCCAGGCACCCGTTTTCGACCCAACGTTGTTTTCTGATCTGGATCTCGATCCTGGAGCATGGCCACCGCTGGCCGATCACGCTGGTACATCAGTGCTTGGCAAGCCCGCAAGGAGACAGCCAGTTTAA
- the pncB gene encoding nicotinate phosphoribosyltransferase translates to MSESVFADRIVQNLLDTDFYKLTMMQAVLHNYPNVEVEWEFRCRNSEDLRPYLAEIRYQIERLAELSLSADQLNFLERISFLKPDFLRFLGLFRFNLRYVHTGIENGELFIRLRGPWLHVILYEVPLLAIVSEVRNRYRYRETVLEQAREQLYRKFDWLTANASADELSQLQVADFGTRRRFSYRVQEEVVNVLKHDFPGRFVGTSNVHLSRELDMKPLGTMAHEWIMAHQQLGPRLIDSQIAALDCWVREYRGLLGIALTDCITTDAFLGDFDLFFAKLFDGLRHDSGDPVVWGEKCIAHYHQLGIDPMSKTLVFSDSLTLPRSLEIFRALHGRINVSFGIGTNLTCDIAGVEPMSIVLKMTACNGQPVAKISDEPGKSHCKDPNFVAYLRHVFQVPADSSLSSKE, encoded by the coding sequence ATGAGCGAGAGTGTGTTTGCCGATCGCATCGTGCAGAACCTGCTCGACACCGACTTCTACAAACTGACGATGATGCAGGCGGTGCTGCACAACTACCCCAACGTTGAAGTCGAATGGGAGTTTCGTTGCCGTAACAGCGAGGATCTGCGCCCGTATCTGGCCGAGATCCGCTACCAGATCGAGCGCCTGGCCGAACTGAGCCTGAGTGCCGATCAACTGAATTTCCTCGAGCGCATCAGCTTCCTCAAACCGGATTTCCTGCGGTTCCTCGGGTTGTTCCGCTTCAACCTGCGCTACGTGCACACCGGCATCGAGAACGGCGAACTGTTCATCCGTCTGCGCGGGCCATGGCTGCATGTGATTCTCTACGAGGTGCCGCTGCTGGCCATCGTCAGCGAAGTGCGCAACCGCTATCGCTACCGCGAAACCGTGCTCGAACAGGCGCGCGAGCAGCTCTATCGCAAGTTCGACTGGCTGACCGCCAACGCCTCGGCTGACGAATTGTCGCAACTGCAGGTCGCCGATTTCGGCACGCGACGCCGGTTTTCCTACCGCGTGCAGGAAGAAGTGGTGAACGTGCTCAAGCACGATTTCCCTGGCCGTTTCGTCGGCACCAGCAATGTGCATCTGTCGCGCGAACTGGACATGAAACCGCTGGGCACCATGGCCCACGAATGGATCATGGCGCACCAGCAACTCGGCCCACGGCTGATCGACAGTCAGATCGCCGCGCTCGATTGCTGGGTCCGTGAATACCGCGGCCTACTCGGTATCGCCCTCACCGATTGCATCACCACCGATGCCTTCCTCGGCGATTTCGATCTGTTCTTCGCCAAGCTGTTCGACGGTCTGCGCCACGATTCCGGCGATCCTGTGGTCTGGGGCGAAAAATGCATCGCCCACTATCACCAGCTCGGGATCGACCCGATGAGCAAGACGCTGGTGTTCTCCGACAGCCTGACCCTGCCGAGGTCGCTGGAAATCTTCCGCGCGCTGCACGGCCGGATCAACGTCAGCTTCGGCATCGGCACCAACCTCACCTGTGACATTGCGGGTGTTGAACCGATGAGCATCGTGCTTAAAATGACCGCCTGCAACGGCCAACCGGTGGCGAAGATCTCCGACGAGCCAGGCAAGTCCCACTGCAAAGACCCGAATTTCGTCGCCTATTTGCGACATGTTTTCCAGGTTCCTGCCGATTCCAGTCTATCTAGCAAGGAGTGA
- the nadE gene encoding ammonia-dependent NAD(+) synthetase, with translation MQAVQREIAQQLKVQPPFADYKALQAEVARRITFIQDCLVNSGLKTLVLGISGGVDSLTAGLLAQRAMRELRDQTGDNSYKFIAVRLPYETQFDEHDAQASVDFIAPDERHTVNIGPAVKSLAAEVAAFEGKHAVSVDFVLGNTKARMRMVAQYTIAGAAHGLVIGTDHAAEAVMGFFTKFGDGACDLAPLSGLVKNQVRAIARSFGAPESLVEKIPTADLEDLSPGKPDEASHGVTYTEIDAFLHGEPVRQEAFDIIVATYNKTHHKRVMPFAP, from the coding sequence ATGCAAGCCGTACAGCGTGAGATTGCGCAGCAGCTCAAGGTGCAACCGCCGTTCGCCGACTACAAGGCCCTGCAGGCCGAAGTCGCCCGGCGCATTACCTTCATTCAGGATTGCCTGGTCAATTCCGGGCTCAAGACCCTGGTGCTGGGCATCAGCGGCGGTGTCGACTCGCTGACCGCCGGCCTCTTGGCCCAGCGCGCCATGCGCGAACTGCGCGACCAGACCGGCGACAACAGCTACAAATTCATCGCCGTGCGCCTGCCGTACGAAACCCAATTCGACGAACACGACGCTCAGGCTTCGGTGGATTTCATCGCTCCGGACGAGCGCCACACTGTCAACATCGGCCCGGCCGTGAAGTCGCTGGCCGCTGAAGTCGCGGCCTTCGAAGGCAAGCACGCGGTGTCGGTGGATTTCGTCCTTGGCAACACCAAGGCGCGGATGCGCATGGTCGCCCAGTACACCATCGCCGGCGCGGCGCACGGTCTGGTAATCGGCACTGACCACGCGGCGGAAGCGGTGATGGGTTTCTTCACCAAGTTCGGTGACGGCGCCTGCGACCTCGCGCCGCTCAGTGGCCTGGTGAAAAATCAGGTTCGGGCGATTGCCCGCAGCTTTGGCGCACCGGAATCGCTGGTCGAGAAAATCCCGACGGCGGATCTGGAAGACCTGTCACCGGGCAAGCCGGACGAAGCCTCCCACGGCGTGACCTATACCGAGATCGATGCCTTCCTGCACGGCGAACCGGTGCGTCAGGAAGCGTTCGACATCATCGTCGCGACCTACAACAAAACCCACCACAAACGCGTAATGCCGTTCGCCCCGTAA
- the azu gene encoding azurin, which translates to MFSKVVAVSLLALASSQLMAAECKTTVDSTDQMSFNTKEIVIDKSCKTFTVELTHSGSLPKNVMGHNLVISKEADMQPIATAGLAAGIDKNYLPEGDARIIAHTKIIGAKETDSLTFDVAKIADGGYGFFCSFPGHISMMKGTITVK; encoded by the coding sequence ATGTTTTCCAAAGTTGTTGCGGTATCCCTGCTGGCGCTGGCCAGCAGCCAATTGATGGCTGCCGAGTGCAAAACCACCGTTGACTCCACCGATCAGATGTCCTTCAACACCAAGGAAATCGTGATCGACAAGAGCTGCAAGACCTTCACCGTCGAACTGACCCACTCCGGCAGCCTGCCGAAGAATGTCATGGGCCATAACCTGGTGATCAGCAAAGAAGCTGACATGCAGCCAATCGCTACCGCAGGCCTGGCCGCCGGTATCGACAAGAACTATCTGCCGGAAGGTGACGCACGCATCATCGCTCACACCAAGATCATCGGCGCCAAGGAAACCGACTCGCTGACCTTCGACGTGGCGAAGATTGCAGACGGCGGCTACGGCTTCTTCTGCTCGTTCCCTGGCCACATCTCGATGATGAAAGGCACGATTACCGTCAAGTAA
- a CDS encoding TIGR00730 family Rossman fold protein, translated as MSLKSVCVFCGANAGTVPAYTEAAIALGRALAERKLTLVYGGGAVGLMGIVADAALAAGGEVIGIIPQSLMDKEIGHKSLTRLEVVDGMHARKARMAELSDAFIALPGGLGTLEELFEVWTWGQLGYHGKPLGLLEVNGFYSKLTAFLDHIVGEGFVRAPHRDMLQVSESPQTLLDALDQWKPTVTPKWVDQKPS; from the coding sequence ATGTCTCTGAAATCCGTGTGTGTATTTTGCGGTGCCAATGCTGGCACCGTCCCGGCTTATACCGAAGCTGCAATCGCTCTTGGCCGGGCGTTGGCTGAACGCAAGCTGACCTTGGTCTACGGCGGTGGCGCCGTGGGTCTGATGGGGATTGTCGCCGACGCCGCACTGGCCGCTGGCGGCGAAGTGATCGGCATCATCCCGCAAAGCCTGATGGACAAGGAGATCGGCCACAAAAGCCTGACACGTCTGGAAGTGGTCGACGGCATGCATGCGCGCAAGGCACGGATGGCTGAGCTCAGCGATGCGTTCATCGCCCTGCCCGGCGGCCTCGGCACGCTGGAAGAGCTGTTCGAAGTCTGGACCTGGGGCCAGCTCGGTTACCACGGCAAACCGCTGGGGCTGCTGGAAGTGAACGGCTTTTATAGCAAACTCACTGCATTTCTTGACCACATCGTCGGCGAAGGCTTCGTTCGCGCGCCACACCGTGACATGCTGCAAGTGAGCGAATCACCACAAACGCTGCTCGATGCCCTCGATCAATGGAAGCCGACCGTCACGCCAAAATGGGTCGACCAAAAACCCAGCTAA
- a CDS encoding transglutaminase family protein, producing the protein MSAHYQIFHDTCYHYDSPVSLAQQLAHLWPRECRWQRCTEQQLLISPEPTARRDELDVFGNPLTRLAFERPHDELQVNAQLTVEVLARPALDFNQSPAWEQTRDALTYSSQPLSADVLEACRYRFQSPYVHLKSSFVEFSHSCFPPGRPLLLGVQDLMQKIFSEFTFDAEATQVATPLVEVLERRRGVCQDFAHLMLACVRSRGLAARYISGYLLTQPPPGQPRLIGADASHAWVSVFCPVLGWVDFDPTNNVQPALEHITLAWGRDFSDVSPLRGVILGGGNHDPEVRVTVMPLN; encoded by the coding sequence ATGAGCGCGCATTACCAGATCTTCCACGACACCTGTTATCACTACGACAGCCCGGTCTCGCTGGCGCAGCAACTGGCGCACCTGTGGCCGCGCGAGTGCCGTTGGCAACGCTGCACCGAGCAGCAACTGCTGATCAGCCCGGAGCCTACGGCGCGGCGCGATGAACTGGATGTGTTTGGCAATCCGCTGACCCGCTTGGCCTTCGAGCGGCCGCATGATGAATTGCAGGTCAATGCACAACTGACGGTCGAAGTGCTGGCGCGACCAGCGCTGGATTTCAATCAGTCGCCGGCATGGGAGCAGACCCGCGATGCGCTGACCTACAGCAGCCAGCCGTTGTCCGCCGACGTGCTTGAGGCTTGTCGTTATCGTTTTCAGTCTCCCTATGTGCATTTGAAAAGTAGCTTCGTCGAGTTCTCGCACAGCTGTTTCCCGCCGGGGCGGCCATTACTGCTCGGTGTGCAGGATTTGATGCAGAAGATCTTCAGCGAATTCACCTTCGATGCAGAGGCGACCCAGGTGGCGACGCCGCTGGTGGAAGTGCTGGAGCGGCGGCGTGGGGTCTGTCAGGACTTCGCGCACTTGATGCTCGCCTGCGTGCGCTCGCGAGGCCTGGCGGCGCGCTACATCAGCGGTTACCTGCTGACGCAGCCACCACCGGGACAGCCACGTCTGATCGGCGCTGATGCGTCCCACGCCTGGGTGTCGGTGTTTTGTCCGGTGCTGGGCTGGGTGGATTTCGATCCGACCAATAACGTGCAGCCGGCGCTGGAACACATCACATTGGCGTGGGGCAGGGACTTCTCTGACGTTTCGCCATTACGCGGAGTGATCCTCGGCGGCGGCAATCATGACCCGGAAGTGCGCGTAACCGTAATGCCCCTGAATTAA
- a CDS encoding circularly permuted type 2 ATP-grasp protein: MPDLLDRYPLTAGTYHELLDGCGAVRPHWRRLFDQLQRSTPAQLVQRQALLARQIQENGVTYNVYADPKGADRPWELDLLPHVIAADEWQQLSAGIAQRARLLNAVLADLYGPQRLISAGLLPAELVFGHNNFLWPCQGIAPPEGAFLHLYAVDLARTPDGRWWVTADRTQAPSGAGYALENRTIVSRAFPELYRDLKVQHLAGFFRTLQETLARQAPAGNDAPLVVLLTPGRFNESYFEHLYLARQLGYPLVEGGDLTVRDATVYLKTLSGLRRVHAIMRRLDDDFCDPLELRTDSALGVPGLLEAVRQGRVLVANALGSGVLESPGLLGFLPKINQYLFGEELILPSIATWWCGEAPVLAQALEKLPELLIKPAFPSQSFAPVFGRDLSEKQRDELAARMRARPYAYVAQELAQLSQAPIWQAENGQLQPRAIGMRMYAVASRDGYRVLPGGLTRVAAEADAEVVSMQRGGASKDTWVLGDRPPSGEQWKTQRNVGVHDLVRRDPYLPSRVVENLFWFGRYCERCDDSARLLRIMLARYVDGDDPQALQAAVDLGERLTLLPDEGELPERLLAALLGDDWSFSLRSNLQRLQWAASQVRGKLSRENWQALVELQREATELDTEEPDFGELLDFLNRLVMSLAALSGFALDDMTRDEGWRFLMIGRRIERLQFLSRSLAAFLRGAAAFDQAGLEWLLELGNSSITYRSRYLAVAQLIPVLDLLLLDEQNPHAVLFQLKLVTRTLKRLNDDFGVPREAGLPPLVERLARFDLGCLENPLFGETSVRAALDGLADLLQEVAEASGEVSDRLALRHFAHVDDVSQRTVSV, from the coding sequence ATGCCTGACCTGCTAGACCGCTACCCGCTGACGGCGGGCACTTATCACGAACTGCTCGACGGCTGCGGCGCGGTGCGTCCGCACTGGAGGCGACTGTTCGATCAGTTGCAACGCAGCACCCCGGCGCAACTGGTGCAGCGCCAAGCGTTGCTGGCGCGGCAGATTCAGGAAAACGGCGTCACCTATAACGTCTATGCCGACCCGAAAGGCGCGGACCGGCCGTGGGAACTGGATCTGCTGCCGCATGTGATTGCGGCGGATGAATGGCAACAACTGTCGGCCGGAATTGCTCAGCGGGCGCGATTACTCAATGCCGTGCTGGCCGATTTGTATGGGCCGCAGCGGCTGATCAGCGCAGGTTTGCTGCCCGCTGAGCTGGTGTTCGGGCATAACAATTTTCTCTGGCCGTGTCAGGGCATTGCGCCGCCGGAAGGCGCCTTTCTACATCTTTACGCGGTGGATCTGGCGCGCACGCCGGACGGCCGCTGGTGGGTCACTGCCGATCGTACCCAGGCACCGTCGGGCGCCGGGTATGCGCTGGAAAACCGCACCATCGTTTCCCGTGCCTTTCCCGAGCTGTACCGCGATCTGAAGGTGCAGCATCTGGCCGGATTCTTCCGCACCTTGCAGGAAACCCTCGCGCGTCAGGCGCCGGCCGGTAATGATGCGCCGCTGGTGGTGTTGCTGACGCCGGGGCGCTTCAACGAAAGTTATTTCGAACATTTGTATCTGGCCCGCCAGCTCGGTTATCCGCTGGTCGAGGGCGGTGACCTTACCGTGCGCGACGCCACGGTCTACCTGAAAACCCTCAGCGGTTTGCGCCGCGTCCACGCGATCATGCGCCGCCTCGACGACGACTTCTGCGATCCGCTGGAGCTGCGCACGGATTCGGCGCTCGGCGTTCCCGGGCTGCTCGAAGCGGTGCGTCAGGGCCGGGTCCTGGTGGCCAATGCGCTGGGCAGTGGCGTGCTCGAATCACCCGGATTGCTCGGGTTTCTGCCGAAGATCAATCAATACCTGTTCGGCGAAGAACTGATCCTGCCGTCCATCGCAACGTGGTGGTGCGGTGAGGCGCCTGTGTTGGCTCAGGCGCTGGAAAAACTGCCTGAACTGTTGATCAAACCGGCGTTTCCTTCACAAAGCTTCGCCCCGGTATTCGGCCGTGATTTGAGTGAAAAACAGCGCGATGAGCTCGCCGCACGCATGCGGGCACGACCATACGCCTATGTGGCGCAAGAATTGGCGCAGCTGTCGCAGGCGCCGATCTGGCAAGCCGAAAACGGTCAGTTGCAACCCCGGGCGATCGGCATGCGCATGTACGCCGTCGCCAGTCGCGATGGTTATCGAGTGCTGCCCGGTGGCCTGACCCGCGTGGCCGCCGAGGCCGATGCCGAAGTGGTGTCGATGCAACGCGGCGGTGCCAGCAAGGACACCTGGGTGCTCGGTGATCGTCCGCCGAGCGGCGAGCAATGGAAAACCCAGCGCAATGTCGGCGTGCATGACCTCGTGCGGCGCGATCCTTATCTGCCCTCGCGAGTGGTGGAAAACCTGTTCTGGTTCGGCCGATATTGCGAGCGCTGCGATGACAGCGCGCGACTGCTGCGGATCATGCTCGCGCGGTATGTCGATGGCGATGACCCGCAAGCCTTGCAGGCAGCCGTCGATCTCGGCGAGCGCCTGACGCTGTTACCGGACGAAGGCGAATTGCCGGAACGCTTGCTGGCCGCGCTGCTTGGCGATGACTGGTCGTTCAGCCTGCGCTCCAACCTGCAACGTTTGCAGTGGGCAGCCTCGCAGGTACGCGGCAAACTCTCGCGGGAGAACTGGCAGGCGTTGGTCGAGTTGCAGCGCGAAGCCACAGAGCTGGATACCGAAGAGCCGGATTTCGGCGAACTGCTGGATTTTCTCAACCGTCTGGTGATGTCGCTGGCGGCGTTGTCCGGGTTTGCGCTGGACGACATGACGCGCGACGAAGGCTGGCGTTTCCTGATGATCGGGCGGCGTATCGAGCGTCTGCAATTTCTCAGCCGCAGTCTGGCGGCATTTCTGCGCGGCGCCGCAGCGTTCGATCAGGCGGGGCTGGAATGGCTTCTCGAACTGGGCAACAGCAGCATCACCTACCGCTCACGTTATCTGGCCGTAGCGCAGTTGATTCCGGTGCTCGACCTGTTGTTGCTCGATGAACAAAACCCACATGCGGTGTTGTTCCAGTTGAAACTGGTCACGCGCACCTTGAAACGCCTGAACGATGATTTCGGCGTGCCGCGTGAGGCTGGGCTGCCGCCATTGGTCGAGCGTCTGGCGCGGTTCGATCTGGGCTGCCTGGAAAACCCGCTGTTCGGCGAGACCAGTGTGCGTGCGGCACTCGATGGCCTGGCGGATCTGCTGCAAGAGGTCGCCGAGGCCAGCGGCGAGGTCTCCGATCGTCTGGCGTTGCGCCATTTCGCTCACGTCGACGACGTCAGCCAGCGTACGGTGTCGGTCTGA